A single Garra rufa chromosome 9, GarRuf1.0, whole genome shotgun sequence DNA region contains:
- the LOC141343130 gene encoding synapse differentiation-inducing gene protein 1-like codes for MEPQENWNTSEKSKLLQPGPPPYQDHLSHPPPGNFQSTSGYQAQQYGASVPYGQGPYPGHPAVTVQPAVYVTAIPLVYPVPDYLGYSIFTMLCCCLPLGIAALVFSLNTRSANLSGQQQLAETNSKTALTLNHTALGIGIVIMVLYITLIAVNSKHHLHE; via the exons ATGGAGCCCCAAGAAAACTGGAATACATCAGAGAAATCCAAGCTGTTGCAGCCTGGGCCGCCACCATACCAGGACCATCTTAGCCACCCTCCTCCAGGGAACTTCCAGAGCACTTCTGGCTATCAAGCCCAGCAATATGGAGCTTCAGTGCCATACGGACAAGGACCGTATCCGGGACATCCTGCGGTCACCGTGCAGCCTGCAGTTTATGTGACTGCAATTCCACTGGTGTATCCAGTGCCGGATTACTTGGGCTACTCCATTTTTACCATGCTGTGCTGCTGTTTGCCTCTGGGCATTGCTGCACTGGTTTTCTCTTTGAAT ACTCGGAGTGCCAACTTGTCTGGGCAACAACAGTTGGCAGAGACAAACTCCAAAACGGCGCTCACTCTTAACCATACTGCTCTTGGTATTGGCATCGTCATCATGGTGTTGTATATCACTCTCATCGCTGTCAACTCTAAACACCATCTACATGAATAA